The following is a genomic window from Nitrospira sp..
GCACAAGACCTTCTGCATCCCGCACGGCGGCGGCGGCCCGGGCNNNNNNNNNNNNNNNNNNNNNNNNNNNNNNNNNNNNNNNNNNNNNNNNNNNNNNNNNNNNNNNNNNNNNNNNNNNNNNNNNNNNNNNNNNNNNNNNNNNNCGTGGACTTCATGAGCGATACGCTGTACGGCGGGCGACGATTCCGGACCCTCAATATTCTGGATGAAGGCGTGCGCGAGGGATTGGCCATCGAGATTGATACGTCGCTCCCGGCGGAGCGCGTCATTCGCGTGTTGGAGCAGGTGGTGAGCTGGCGAGGCTGTCCGCAGGCCATTCGCCTCGACAATGGGCCAGAATTTATCGCGGAGCGGTTCATGGCCTGGTGTGCCGAACGAGCAATTCAGCTCTGGCATATCCAACCGGGCAAGCCCGATCAGAATGCCTTGATCGAACGCTATAACCGGACGTATCGGACCGAAGTGTTGAATGCGTATGTGTTTGAGTCGTTGGAGCAGGTGCGCGAGATCAGTGCCGAATGGTTGCAGAGTTATAACGAAGAGCGGCCTCATGACGCGTTGGCGGGCTTGCCGCCTGCCACGTTTCGGGCCCAAGTCGAAGCCGGAGGTTCTCCTCTGACACTGTCTCGTTGACGGGGGAGCTTACGTTACCGGATTGTTAAGCGATCGCTGGTCGTACCGTGTGGGCGACTGGCGTATTCTCTATAAGGTGAAAAAGAACGAAGTCCTGATTCTGATTTTGACGGTCGGGCATCGGCGGGATGTCTACGATCTATGAGGAAAGAATCGCATGTCGCTGTGTCTGGCAGTCGCCTCATACACAAAAATGAAGCGCAAGAATTTCTAATGTGCGTCGATTGACGAACGACGGGTGTCGCCTATCGCTACTTGCACTCCTTCCCGTTGAAGAACATGCAGGTAGACTCGCCTGATTTCACCTTCCAGGTTTTGACCAGAGGCATTTCTCCTTCGCCGCGCATGTCCACGACGAAATCGACCAGGCCGGAGATGGGCAGCTTCTCCATATGGGGCCGCGCGACTTCAGGCACGTCGATATAGAAGACTCCGCCGAGCTTGGAAATCAGGATGCGGTGATTTTCGGTGTCGATGGTGATGACGGGGCTGTAGTAGCTCTTATCTTCGGCGTGGCTTTGGCTGGCGATGAAGAGGGCAAACGCGGCAATGAAAAGAATTTTTTGAATGAATGCCATGGGGATTGCTCCTTCTAGAAAGGCCGATGATAGCGATATTATCGCACCCCTATGGAAAGAAGGAAATATGAAATTCCTGGCCGTTTGATCTGCGAGGCAGCGCGCTAGGTGATAGCGATGTGAGCGGGTGAGACCGTGCCGCCTGTGATCCAGTAGGTTCGGATGTCTGGGGTTGGGTGCATTAAGGAGACCAACAGGTACGCGGGAGCGGGAAGATTGATCTTCGGCCAGATCTCTTCGTAGTCCGTCGCTATTTTGATGTCGGTGACGGAAGGGCGGGCGGGGTCGTGAGGATGAGAATGGTAGACCACTTGAAGGTCGAGCCCTTTGTTTCGGATGTCCTTCTTGGCTGCTGAAAACTCCTGCATATCCATGACGAAGGCAATCTCCGCGCGTTCAGCCGGTGAGAGGCGTTCGAGGTGGGCGGCTTTCGCCGGATCGAAGGTCGAGAGGTTCTGGGCTCCTTCCAAGGCTACAATATTCCTGATTCGATACAGATGGCTGACGGTTTTATTGGTCCCTGCAAGAAGGCCGCAGCATTCGTACGGAGCCAGTTCCTTGGCATGAGCCACGATGTCGTCGAGAATGGACTGGGGAATGGTCAGATCAGCCACGATAGTCTCTAGATGGTGCAGCTGACGGCATAATCCATCCCGAGATCCTTGATCTTCGGCTGCGGTCCGCAGAGCGGGCAGGCTGGATCTTTCGGCCGGCTGACCTTTCGGAACTTCATATCCAGCGCGTCATAGATCAGCAACTTGTCGGCGATCGTTTCGCCGATTCCCAAGACTTCCTTGATGGCTTCAGAAGCCTGCAAAATGCCCATCGTGCCGGCGAGCACGCCGAGGACTCCAGCTTCCTGGCAATTCGGGACCAGTCCAGCCGGAGGCGGCTCCGGGTAGAGGCAGCGATAGCAAGGATAGCCCGCATGCGGCTTGATGGTCGTGAGCTGTCCCTCGAATCGGAACATGCTGGCCGAGATCAAGGTCTTCTTGGCGAAGAAACAGGCGTCGTTCACCAAAAACCGCGTCGAGAAATTATCCGATCCATCGAGCACGATATCGTATTGCGAGATGAGCGGAAGAATATTGTCGGCATCGACCAACTGATGATAGGCATTGACCGTGATTTCTGGATTGATCGCGGTCAGCGTCTTCTTGCCCGATTCGACCTTCGGCAGTCCGACCGTGGCCGTCGAATGCATAATCTGCCGTTGGAGGTTAGAGAGATCGACGACATCGCCATCGACTAATCCGATCGTGCCGATCCCCGCGGCCGCCAAATAGAGTCCGGCCGGCGAACCGAGGCCTCCTGCCCCGATCAGCAGGACTTTCGCCTGCGAAAGCTTCTTCTGTCCTTTACCGCCGACATCGCTCAAGATGATGTGGCGGCTATAGCGTTGAATCTGAAGTTCTGTCAATTCCATGATGTCTGCGAGCCTATCGGGGCAAACGGGGTTGTTTTATTCCACCACATTTAATTCGATGGGATCGACCACGCAGCCCTTTTTGCGCAGGCCGTCGAGGGCGCGTTCGATTTCGGCGATTTCACCGGAGAGCTCTAGGTCGATCCAGCCGGTGGTTTCCCGCACGTCGGCCCGACGCACGTTGGTGACGATATTGTATTCGCGGCCGATCTGATAAATGATCGGCTCTTTGACTTTGTCTTCCGGAAACCGCACGTGAAAGCGCAAGTGTGATATGTGTGCCATCGTTAGCCTCCCGCAATCGCCGGAACGATGGAGACTTCGTCGCCATCTTTCAGAATGGTCTCTTTGCCTTTGAGAAATCGGATATCTTCCTCGTTGACATAGATATTCACGAAGCGGCGCAATTCACCGGACTCGTCGCAGAGGCGGTCCTTGATGCCGGGATGCGCGCTGTTCAGCGACTCGATCATGTTCGTAATGCTGCCGGCTGTCGTTTCAACTTCCCCCTGGTTTTTCGTCAGCGGCCGGAGGGGAGTGGGAATGCGGACTTTAATCATGCGTCACCACCACCGTTCTTTCCTAACTTAAAGGTTTTCTCAAAGGCCACGAGGCTCGGTTGAATGCGAGTCGGCCGTCCGACGGCGTCGATGACCGCTTCTTGCGTCTTCAATCCGTTGCCCGTGATGTAGGCGACCGTCACTTCGTTCTTCTTAATCACGCCTTGTTTGACGAGTTTCTTTAACACGCCGATGGTCACGCCGCCGGCAGTT
Proteins encoded in this region:
- a CDS encoding hypothetical protein (Evidence 5 : Unknown function; MaGe:77311021) gives rise to the protein MSDTLYGGRRFRTLNILDEGVREGLAIEIDTSLPAERVIRVLEQVVSWRGCPQAIRLDNGPEFIAERFMAWCAERAIQLWHIQPGKPDQNALIERYNRTYRTEVLNAYVFESLEQVREISAEWLQSYNEERPHDALAGLPPATFRAQVEAGGSPLTLSR
- a CDS encoding hypothetical protein (Evidence 5 : Unknown function; MaGe:77311022), with translation MLSDRWSYRVGDWRILYKVKKNEVLILILTVGHRRDVYDL
- a CDS encoding conserved exported protein of unknown function (Evidence 4 : Unknown function but conserved in other organisms; MaGe:77311023); translated protein: MAFIQKILFIAAFALFIASQSHAEDKSYYSPVITIDTENHRILISKLGGVFYIDVPEVARPHMEKLPISGLVDFVVDMRGEGEMPLVKTWKVKSGESTCMFFNGKECK
- a CDS encoding MPN domain-containing protein (MaGe:77311024); translated protein: MADLTIPQSILDDIVAHAKELAPYECCGLLAGTNKTVSHLYRIRNIVALEGAQNLSTFDPAKAAHLERLSPAERAEIAFVMDMQEFSAAKKDIRNKGLDLQVVYHSHPHDPARPSVTDIKIATDYEEIWPKINLPAPAYLLVSLMHPTPDIRTYWITGGTVSPAHIAIT
- a CDS encoding molybdopterin synthase sulfurylase (Evidence 2a : Function from experimental evidences in other organisms; PubMedId 11463785, 8514782; Product type e : enzyme; MaGe:77311025), which encodes MELTELQIQRYSRHIILSDVGGKGQKKLSQAKVLLIGAGGLGSPAGLYLAAAGIGTIGLVDGDVVDLSNLQRQIMHSTATVGLPKVESGKKTLTAINPEITVNAYHQLVDADNILPLISQYDIVLDGSDNFSTRFLVNDACFFAKKTLISASMFRFEGQLTTIKPHAGYPCYRCLYPEPPPAGLVPNCQEAGVLGVLAGTMGILQASEAIKEVLGIGETIADKLLIYDALDMKFRKVSRPKDPACPLCGPQPKIKDLGMDYAVSCTI
- a CDS encoding FeS-binding protein (MaGe:77311026) produces the protein MAHISHLRFHVRFPEDKVKEPIIYQIGREYNIVTNVRRADVRETTGWIDLELSGEIAEIERALDGLRKKGCVVDPIELNVVE
- a CDS encoding Molybdopterin synthase sulfur carrier subunit (MaGe:77311027) is translated as MIKVRIPTPLRPLTKNQGEVETTAGSITNMIESLNSAHPGIKDRLCDESGELRRFVNIYVNEEDIRFLKGKETILKDGDEVSIVPAIAGG